One region of Chlorobiota bacterium genomic DNA includes:
- the mdh gene encoding malate dehydrogenase, which produces MKVSIVGAGNVGATAAQRMYALELAREVVLLDVVPGLAYGKALDMYQAAPLVESDCRITGTTSYDATANSDIVVITAGLARKAGMSRDDLLARNAETVRNVARQVVDRSPNAILITVSNPVDEMTWVALRATGLPRRRVIGMSGVLDSTRLRAFIAQELQAGVEDVDALVVGSHGDAMVPLVRYASVAGIPLAHLLPPERIAAIVERTRNAGSEIIDLLKTSSAFYAPAAAITAMVESIARDKRRILPCATLLEGEYGLRDVVLGVPTKLGRNGIEEIVEIGLLEEERMALRRSAQAVRDNIARLPE; this is translated from the coding sequence ATGAAAGTTTCGATTGTTGGTGCCGGGAACGTTGGCGCAACCGCCGCGCAACGGATGTACGCGCTGGAGCTTGCCCGCGAAGTTGTCCTATTGGATGTGGTTCCGGGATTGGCATATGGGAAGGCCTTGGATATGTACCAAGCCGCCCCGTTGGTGGAAAGCGATTGCCGCATCACCGGCACAACCAGCTACGATGCCACGGCGAATTCCGATATCGTTGTCATCACCGCTGGGCTGGCACGCAAGGCGGGGATGAGCCGCGACGACCTTCTTGCCCGCAATGCCGAAACCGTCCGCAACGTTGCACGCCAAGTTGTTGATCGTTCCCCAAACGCCATTCTGATCACCGTCTCCAACCCGGTGGATGAGATGACCTGGGTGGCGTTGCGCGCCACCGGGCTGCCGCGCCGCAGGGTGATTGGGATGTCGGGAGTGCTGGATTCCACACGGTTGCGGGCATTTATCGCCCAAGAGCTTCAGGCCGGGGTGGAAGATGTTGACGCGCTGGTGGTGGGGAGCCACGGCGATGCAATGGTCCCGCTGGTTCGGTACGCCTCGGTTGCCGGGATTCCGTTGGCGCACCTTCTCCCCCCCGAACGGATTGCGGCGATTGTTGAGCGGACCCGCAACGCCGGAAGCGAGATCATTGACCTTCTGAAAACCAGCTCCGCGTTTTACGCTCCGGCGGCGGCCATCACCGCAATGGTGGAGTCCATCGCCCGCGACAAACGCCGGATTTTGCCCTGCGCAACCTTGCTGGAAGGGGAGTATGGGCTTCGGGATGTGGTGCTGGGGGTTCCAACAAAACTGGGGCGGAACGGCATCGAAGAAATTGTGGAGATTGGCCTTCTGGAGGAAGAACGGATGGCCCTGAGACGCTCGGCCCAAGCCGTCCGCGATAATATTGCGCGGTTGCCAGAGTGA
- a CDS encoding aspartate carbamoyltransferase catalytic subunit — translation MLTSGSSHAASPAAAGTLGQFNRLSVRHLLGISELNRTDLLTIFQAALHYRDNFLRPGNQSDLLRGRTVVNLFAENSTRTRSSFELAERRLGSTVLNFSAQSSSLAKGETLLDSVLNIEAMHVDAIVIRHSAAGVPWFLSRHCSSTFINAGDGRHEHPTQALLDTLTLYERWHDSANADATGFEGKRVAIVGDILHGRVALSNIYALQKLGAEVAVCGPPTLIPRGIAELGVRVFHRLAEATEFADALNMLRVQHERQDRAFFPSVGEYAKLFGLRHYMLRSLKKHLLILHPGPINRGVELDSETADGPHSVVLPQVENGVAVRMAVLALLLANQSEPIGQL, via the coding sequence TTGCTCACTTCTGGTTCGTCACACGCTGCGTCGCCTGCTGCTGCCGGAACATTAGGCCAGTTTAATCGGCTCTCTGTTCGGCATCTTCTCGGTATTTCCGAACTGAATCGGACCGATCTCCTGACTATCTTCCAAGCCGCTCTTCACTACCGCGATAACTTTCTTCGTCCCGGCAATCAATCGGACCTTTTACGTGGGCGCACGGTGGTCAATTTGTTCGCCGAAAACTCCACCCGCACCCGCTCGAGCTTCGAGCTTGCCGAACGCCGGCTTGGCTCCACCGTTCTGAATTTCTCCGCCCAATCAAGCTCTCTTGCCAAAGGGGAAACGCTGCTGGATTCGGTTCTCAACATCGAGGCAATGCACGTTGATGCCATTGTGATCCGGCATAGTGCCGCTGGTGTTCCGTGGTTCCTAAGCCGCCACTGTAGCTCCACATTTATCAACGCAGGCGATGGCCGCCACGAGCATCCCACACAGGCTCTTCTGGACACCTTGACCCTCTATGAACGGTGGCATGATTCTGCCAATGCCGATGCAACAGGGTTTGAGGGGAAGCGGGTTGCAATTGTGGGGGATATCCTTCATGGCCGCGTGGCGTTATCCAACATCTATGCCTTGCAAAAATTGGGAGCCGAGGTTGCCGTCTGCGGACCACCTACGCTGATACCTCGTGGCATTGCCGAGCTTGGTGTGCGGGTGTTCCATCGCCTTGCTGAAGCCACGGAGTTCGCCGACGCGCTCAATATGCTCCGCGTGCAGCACGAGCGCCAGGATCGCGCATTCTTCCCCTCGGTCGGGGAATATGCCAAGCTGTTTGGGCTGCGCCATTACATGCTTCGTAGCCTGAAAAAACATCTGCTGATTCTGCACCCTGGGCCGATCAATCGCGGGGTGGAGCTTGATAGCGAGACCGCCGACGGCCCGCACTCGGTGGTGCTGCCCCAAGTGGAAAATGGGGTGGCAGTTCGGATGGCCGTGCTTGCGCTTCTGCTGGCAAATCAATCCGAACCCATCGGGCAGCTTTGA
- the carB gene encoding carbamoyl-phosphate synthase large subunit, with protein sequence MPKRTDIRSVLILGSGPIVIGQACEFDYSGTQACRVLREEGLRVILLNSNPATIMTDPDIADATYVEPITVEFLEKIIAKERPDALLPTMGGQTALNVAVQAAEQGVLERYGVEMIGANLQAIKKAEDRELFLEAMNNAGLEMARGGFVDTLEQGMEVVQQIGFPAIIRPSFTLGGTGGGVAYNMEEYRQKLEFGLNASPIHRVLVEESIIGWKEYELEVMRDKKDNVTIICSIENVDPMGVHTGDSITCAPAQTLTDREYQRMRDAAIRIMREIGVETGGSNVQFAQNPADGRLIVIEMNPRVSRSSALASKATGFPIAKIAAKLAIGYTLDEIPNDITRLTPASFEPTIDYVVVKIPRWDFPKFKGVEDQLGVQMKSVGEAMAFGRTFKEALQKAIRSLEQDRYGLGGDGKDRYATAAMAPAELEAARADTKTRLHKRTSTSIFDIYDALKLGISIEEIFEIAAYDPWFVDQMAQIVEMEQQLRDAAAVAKEMTEQNGWAMPEFSPANSAAGNGGELQAATAIATAEEFRELVWQAKQFGFSDRQLAWLWDRTEPEIRALRKSLGVVPVFKTVDTCAAEFQAFTPYHYSTYEEENESIRSDRRKVIILGGGPNRIGQGIEFDYCCVHAVMALREQGCEVIMVNCNPETVSTDYDVTDKLYFEPLTFEDVMNIIEHEQPEGVIVSFGGQTPLKLAKRLESAGVRILGTSSEGIDLAEDRQRFGDLITQLNIPVPAWGTATSEEEAIAVAERVGYPVLVRPSYVLGGRAMEICYRPERIREYMQTAAQVSPDHPVLIDHFLEKAFEFDVDAVADGTDVVVGGVMQHIEEAGVHSGDSSCVLPPYNIERAQFETIVAYTRKLARGLKVVGPVNIQFAMQRGIIYVLEVNPRASRTIPFVSKATGIPFAKIAARVMAGEPLASFNLRDMPMAMDHVSVKESVFPFSKFPRSSMFLGPEMRSTGEVMGIDSMTGLAVVKARIASGNQLPDAGTIFATLSDNDKRPRVAETLRGFAELGFTILATDGTSRFLTEQGIANTKILKIVEGQPNVLDYIRNGQVRLVINTPSGEIARDDEKTMGAVSMEYKIPFITTASAAAAALSGLRSLAESDLQVQSLQEWYRP encoded by the coding sequence ATGCCAAAACGCACCGACATCCGTTCTGTTCTGATTCTTGGTTCCGGCCCTATCGTGATTGGCCAGGCCTGCGAGTTTGATTATTCCGGCACTCAGGCTTGCCGTGTCCTGCGCGAGGAAGGGTTGCGGGTGATTCTGCTGAACTCCAATCCAGCAACAATCATGACCGACCCCGATATCGCCGACGCTACCTACGTTGAGCCAATCACGGTGGAGTTCCTGGAGAAGATCATCGCCAAAGAACGCCCCGATGCACTCCTCCCAACCATGGGTGGCCAAACCGCGCTGAACGTTGCGGTCCAGGCCGCCGAGCAAGGGGTGCTGGAACGCTACGGCGTGGAGATGATTGGCGCAAACCTGCAGGCTATCAAAAAAGCGGAGGATCGCGAGCTGTTCCTGGAGGCCATGAACAACGCTGGCTTGGAAATGGCACGCGGCGGCTTCGTGGACACCCTGGAACAGGGGATGGAGGTGGTCCAGCAGATCGGCTTCCCCGCAATCATTCGTCCCTCGTTTACGTTGGGGGGAACCGGCGGCGGAGTGGCCTACAACATGGAGGAGTATCGCCAGAAATTGGAGTTCGGCCTGAACGCTTCGCCGATCCATCGGGTGCTGGTGGAGGAGTCCATCATTGGATGGAAGGAGTATGAGTTGGAGGTGATGCGCGACAAAAAAGATAACGTCACCATCATCTGCTCCATCGAAAACGTGGACCCGATGGGGGTCCACACCGGCGACTCCATCACCTGCGCGCCGGCCCAAACCCTTACCGATCGTGAGTATCAGCGAATGCGCGATGCCGCAATCCGGATCATGCGGGAAATTGGGGTGGAGACCGGCGGGTCCAACGTCCAGTTTGCCCAGAACCCAGCGGACGGCCGGCTGATCGTTATCGAGATGAACCCGCGTGTTTCCCGTTCATCGGCGCTGGCCTCCAAAGCCACCGGGTTTCCAATCGCGAAGATTGCCGCAAAGCTGGCCATTGGCTACACCCTGGATGAAATCCCGAACGACATCACCCGGCTAACGCCCGCCAGCTTCGAACCGACCATTGACTACGTTGTGGTGAAAATCCCCCGCTGGGATTTCCCAAAATTCAAAGGGGTGGAGGACCAGCTTGGCGTGCAGATGAAGTCGGTGGGGGAAGCAATGGCGTTTGGACGCACGTTCAAGGAGGCTCTGCAAAAAGCGATTCGTTCCCTTGAGCAAGATCGCTACGGCTTGGGCGGCGACGGAAAGGACCGCTACGCCACCGCCGCAATGGCCCCAGCCGAGTTAGAAGCCGCCCGTGCCGACACAAAAACGCGCCTGCACAAACGGACTTCCACCTCCATCTTCGACATCTACGACGCGCTGAAATTGGGAATCTCCATCGAAGAAATTTTTGAGATTGCCGCCTACGATCCCTGGTTCGTTGACCAAATGGCTCAGATTGTGGAGATGGAGCAACAGCTTCGCGATGCCGCCGCAGTGGCCAAAGAAATGACGGAGCAGAACGGATGGGCGATGCCGGAATTCAGCCCCGCAAACTCAGCTGCCGGAAACGGAGGTGAGCTTCAGGCAGCCACGGCAATCGCCACTGCCGAAGAGTTCCGGGAGCTGGTCTGGCAGGCGAAGCAGTTCGGTTTCAGCGACCGCCAGCTTGCTTGGCTGTGGGACCGGACCGAGCCGGAAATCCGCGCCTTGCGGAAATCGCTTGGCGTTGTGCCGGTCTTCAAAACGGTGGACACCTGCGCTGCGGAGTTCCAAGCCTTCACCCCCTACCACTACTCCACCTACGAGGAAGAGAACGAGTCCATCCGCTCCGACCGCCGCAAGGTGATTATTCTGGGGGGCGGGCCAAACCGAATTGGGCAGGGGATTGAGTTCGATTACTGCTGCGTCCATGCCGTGATGGCCCTTCGCGAGCAGGGGTGCGAGGTCATCATGGTCAATTGCAATCCGGAGACCGTCAGCACCGACTACGACGTTACCGACAAACTCTATTTTGAGCCACTGACCTTCGAGGATGTGATGAACATCATCGAACACGAGCAGCCCGAGGGGGTGATTGTCTCCTTCGGCGGACAAACTCCGCTGAAGCTGGCCAAACGATTGGAGTCCGCCGGGGTGCGAATCCTGGGAACATCTTCCGAAGGGATTGACTTGGCCGAGGATCGCCAGCGGTTCGGCGACCTTATCACGCAGCTGAACATCCCCGTTCCAGCCTGGGGAACCGCCACCAGCGAGGAGGAAGCGATTGCCGTTGCCGAGCGGGTGGGCTATCCGGTGCTGGTTCGCCCAAGCTACGTTTTGGGGGGGCGGGCAATGGAGATTTGCTATCGGCCCGAGCGGATCCGCGAGTACATGCAAACCGCCGCCCAAGTCTCACCCGATCACCCGGTGCTGATTGATCATTTCCTGGAAAAAGCCTTCGAGTTCGACGTTGACGCGGTGGCCGACGGAACCGACGTGGTGGTTGGGGGGGTGATGCAACACATCGAAGAAGCAGGGGTGCATTCCGGGGATTCCAGCTGCGTGCTGCCGCCGTACAACATCGAGCGGGCGCAGTTCGAGACGATAGTGGCCTACACCCGGAAGCTGGCGCGCGGGCTGAAGGTGGTTGGCCCGGTGAACATCCAATTTGCCATGCAGCGGGGGATCATCTACGTGTTAGAGGTGAACCCACGTGCAAGCCGGACCATCCCGTTTGTCAGCAAGGCCACCGGGATTCCGTTTGCCAAGATCGCCGCGCGGGTGATGGCGGGCGAGCCGCTTGCCAGCTTCAATCTGCGCGATATGCCAATGGCGATGGACCACGTTTCGGTGAAAGAATCGGTCTTCCCCTTCAGCAAGTTCCCCCGCTCCTCCATGTTTCTTGGGCCGGAGATGCGCTCAACCGGGGAAGTGATGGGGATTGACTCGATGACCGGCCTTGCGGTGGTGAAAGCCCGAATTGCAAGCGGCAACCAGCTGCCAGACGCCGGGACAATTTTTGCCACGCTCTCCGACAACGACAAACGCCCCCGCGTTGCCGAAACGCTGCGGGGGTTTGCCGAGCTTGGCTTCACCATCCTTGCCACCGATGGGACCAGCCGATTCCTAACCGAGCAAGGGATAGCCAACACCAAGATTCTGAAAATTGTGGAAGGCCAGCCGAACGTGTTGGATTACATCCGCAATGGCCAGGTTCGGTTGGTCATCAACACCCCCTCGGGCGAGATCGCACGCGACGATGAGAAAACAATGGGCGCGGTTTCGATGGAGTACAAGATCCCGTTCATCACCACCGCCAGCGCCGCCGCCGCCGCGTTAAGCGGGCTTCGGTCCCTTGCCGAATCGGATTTGCAGGTCCAATCGCTACAGGAATGGTATCGCCCGTAA
- a CDS encoding T9SS type A sorting domain-containing protein — translation MLSFRFSLLLPLLLCCGWSVARSQYVNPLTLPAQQADMPDWARFLYHPPINALQLDSAYDAYYRTHEFSKNNWTKFYRRWRRAVMPFMNADGSVAQLSPDAIEAMRRPKMEHSAQPQRAPVPWKNLTMETFWEKSSRADQPPCPWQANVYGFDISRSNPSVLYCGTEPGAIFKTVDKGKTWKQIGAEYVLQTEAISIHPTNPDIVYLGAPGAIRRTNDGGTTWQTLFTLKDLWLNDIEVHPSAPSMVFAAGNLGLFRSTNAGQDWTQILPDGIADLEINTADPNQIYVLKYNPDTKFYEVWKSTDMGNSFTPRTTGWPTGLTKGEGRMTVTPADAKRIYAVLLTSAGPRVMKSINSGESWTVAAIGETDSLKMNNGQGYYDLSIVASAQNADHLIVATTTAYRSTNGGASFAAVGGYTGPFPIHPDIQEMRALAGETWIATDGGMTLSTDFFADTKNAEARINGLNGSDFWGFDMGWNEDVMVGGRYHNGNTAIHENYGGRFLRMDGGEAATGYVNPGNARRTYYSDIGGHIIPPAFDQPATRFLVGKWPNESYYLMEYSEMAWDPRCYTTVWIGQKNILWRSLNNGAIYDSIFASPDPDAAIEHIEISRSNPEVIYVTERSNPRADGAIWRTSDGGTTWSQCANPPATTGRDRRVAAITVSGTDPNVLWVAYRYAATGRTVFKTTDGGQTWENLTTAVMQNFYISDIIHQLGTDGGVYIACDGGRVFYRNNALNNWEPVGTGLPVSHYTRGLKIFYRDGKLRSGSSMGIWETPLFEPSKPLAQPMADKRLSTCPRDTFRFDDYSALNHTGATWQWEFPGAAWVSSRSVRNPKVVFGKPGIYSVSLTVKNPEGISTRTIEQMIEVRESQCDLDTIAGLALNLSSRADGATLDPIPELSGATGFTVTAWVKLDTIQQSFSQLLTSWGSNVGFGFGFAFLGYRANTNLTFYWRGVPYQLTSPFNLDTAKWIHVAMTVHPDHVTLYRNGEPWVYNGDFTGFDLSATPFELGGGLPGQGGNFRGEIDELKIYNRPLSQAEVREAMHLIPRSGAQGLVAYYQFNEQDRNLVFNRVGGTHAVNAGGLRVASTAPVAVGVSQRLAASSGGAKMFDTAGLSIYLPATGAVYPDGELAVYHLAALPDSLPSGTERFANSYWIVRNWGKNSQFTVDSLMFGAFADVSASDRPTNFQLWSRDVDDHTNGWKPNPSLPQRADPDRETLTFDGTGVTSALQLILSGNGQSALGVEEEEEVREEGRGQIRLYPNPTAQFVAVHWEATATEGESAESILRVTDAEGRELLRQRVPHGQRSATLNLQSLPAGTYFVKVHGKQGVVVKR, via the coding sequence ATGCTTTCCTTCCGCTTTTCCTTGCTTCTTCCATTGCTGCTGTGCTGCGGTTGGTCCGTTGCCCGGTCCCAGTACGTGAACCCGCTAACGCTCCCGGCCCAGCAGGCCGATATGCCCGATTGGGCGCGGTTCCTCTATCACCCCCCCATCAACGCCTTGCAGCTGGACAGTGCTTACGATGCCTACTACCGCACCCACGAGTTCAGCAAAAACAACTGGACGAAATTTTACCGGCGTTGGCGGCGGGCAGTGATGCCGTTTATGAACGCCGATGGAAGCGTGGCACAGCTATCCCCCGATGCCATCGAGGCGATGCGCCGCCCAAAAATGGAGCACTCCGCGCAGCCGCAGCGCGCCCCTGTTCCATGGAAAAATTTGACGATGGAGACGTTCTGGGAAAAATCGTCCCGCGCCGACCAACCCCCTTGCCCGTGGCAGGCCAACGTTTATGGGTTCGATATTTCCCGCAGCAACCCGTCGGTGCTGTATTGCGGGACCGAGCCGGGGGCGATATTCAAAACGGTGGATAAGGGGAAAACATGGAAGCAGATTGGGGCGGAGTACGTGCTGCAAACCGAGGCAATCAGCATCCACCCAACAAACCCTGACATCGTTTATCTGGGCGCGCCCGGCGCAATCCGCCGCACCAACGATGGTGGAACAACATGGCAAACCTTGTTCACCCTGAAGGACCTGTGGCTGAACGACATCGAGGTCCATCCATCGGCACCAAGTATGGTTTTTGCGGCGGGGAATTTGGGGCTGTTCCGCAGCACCAACGCCGGGCAAGATTGGACCCAAATCTTGCCCGATGGAATTGCCGATCTGGAAATCAACACCGCCGACCCGAACCAGATCTACGTGCTGAAATACAACCCCGACACCAAGTTCTACGAGGTGTGGAAATCAACCGACATGGGCAACTCCTTCACCCCACGCACAACGGGGTGGCCAACGGGGCTGACAAAAGGGGAGGGAAGAATGACCGTCACCCCCGCCGATGCAAAACGCATCTACGCGGTGCTGCTCACCAGTGCCGGACCCAGGGTGATGAAAAGCATCAACAGTGGTGAATCGTGGACCGTGGCGGCCATTGGCGAAACCGACAGCCTGAAGATGAACAACGGGCAAGGCTACTACGACCTGAGCATCGTTGCATCGGCGCAGAATGCGGATCACCTAATTGTGGCCACCACCACTGCCTACCGAAGCACCAACGGCGGGGCATCGTTCGCCGCAGTTGGCGGTTACACCGGCCCCTTTCCAATCCATCCCGACATCCAGGAGATGCGCGCATTGGCCGGGGAAACCTGGATTGCCACCGATGGCGGAATGACCCTTTCCACCGATTTTTTTGCCGACACCAAAAACGCCGAAGCACGCATCAACGGGCTGAATGGCTCCGACTTCTGGGGCTTTGATATGGGGTGGAACGAGGACGTGATGGTTGGCGGACGATACCACAACGGCAACACCGCAATCCACGAAAATTATGGCGGACGATTCCTACGAATGGATGGCGGAGAGGCCGCAACCGGCTACGTGAACCCGGGGAACGCACGACGCACCTACTACAGCGATATCGGCGGCCACATTATCCCCCCTGCGTTCGACCAACCGGCAACCCGCTTCCTTGTTGGCAAGTGGCCGAACGAAAGCTACTACCTGATGGAGTACAGCGAGATGGCGTGGGATCCGCGCTGCTACACCACCGTCTGGATCGGCCAGAAAAATATCCTGTGGCGAAGCCTGAACAACGGCGCAATCTACGACTCCATCTTCGCCAGCCCCGACCCTGATGCAGCCATTGAGCATATCGAGATCAGCCGCAGCAACCCTGAGGTGATCTACGTCACCGAACGTTCGAATCCCCGCGCCGATGGTGCAATCTGGCGCACCAGCGATGGCGGAACAACATGGAGCCAATGCGCCAATCCGCCCGCTACCACCGGCCGCGACCGCCGCGTTGCCGCTATCACCGTTAGCGGAACGGACCCGAACGTGCTGTGGGTTGCCTATCGCTACGCCGCAACGGGGCGGACCGTCTTCAAAACCACCGATGGCGGCCAAACCTGGGAGAATCTTACCACGGCGGTCATGCAGAATTTCTACATCAGCGACATCATCCACCAACTTGGAACCGATGGCGGAGTTTATATCGCCTGCGACGGCGGGCGGGTCTTCTACCGAAACAACGCGCTGAACAACTGGGAACCGGTTGGCACAGGCCTTCCGGTAAGCCATTACACTCGCGGGCTGAAGATCTTCTACCGCGATGGCAAGCTCCGTTCCGGCAGCAGCATGGGGATTTGGGAAACCCCGTTGTTCGAGCCGTCGAAGCCGCTGGCCCAGCCAATGGCCGACAAACGCCTTAGCACCTGCCCGCGCGACACCTTCCGCTTCGACGATTACTCCGCCTTGAACCACACCGGCGCAACGTGGCAGTGGGAGTTCCCCGGCGCGGCGTGGGTTAGCTCCCGTTCCGTCCGTAATCCAAAAGTGGTGTTTGGGAAGCCAGGCATCTACAGCGTTAGCCTTACTGTGAAAAATCCCGAGGGAATCAGCACCCGCACGATTGAGCAGATGATTGAAGTCCGCGAAAGCCAGTGCGATTTGGATACGATTGCCGGGCTGGCCCTGAACCTTAGCAGCCGCGCCGATGGAGCCACCCTGGATCCGATCCCCGAGCTAAGCGGAGCAACCGGCTTTACCGTGACGGCATGGGTGAAGCTGGACACCATCCAGCAATCGTTCTCGCAACTGCTCACCAGCTGGGGAAGCAATGTTGGGTTTGGGTTTGGGTTCGCGTTTTTGGGATACCGTGCCAACACAAACCTCACGTTCTACTGGCGCGGCGTGCCGTACCAACTCACCTCTCCCTTCAACCTTGATACCGCCAAGTGGATTCACGTTGCGATGACCGTCCATCCGGATCACGTCACCCTGTATCGCAACGGCGAACCCTGGGTGTACAATGGGGATTTCACCGGGTTCGACCTTTCGGCAACTCCGTTCGAGCTTGGCGGAGGGCTGCCCGGGCAAGGGGGGAATTTCCGTGGGGAGATTGATGAGCTGAAAATCTACAACCGCCCATTAAGCCAAGCGGAAGTGCGGGAGGCGATGCACCTGATCCCGCGGAGCGGAGCGCAGGGGCTGGTGGCCTACTATCAGTTCAACGAGCAGGACCGGAACCTGGTGTTCAACCGTGTTGGCGGAACCCACGCGGTCAACGCAGGCGGCCTGCGCGTGGCATCCACCGCGCCGGTAGCGGTTGGGGTAAGCCAACGATTGGCCGCCAGCAGTGGCGGGGCCAAAATGTTCGACACCGCCGGGCTGAGCATTTACCTTCCGGCAACCGGGGCGGTGTATCCCGATGGTGAGTTGGCGGTGTATCACCTTGCGGCCTTGCCCGACAGCTTGCCAAGCGGAACCGAACGATTTGCCAACAGCTATTGGATTGTGCGCAACTGGGGGAAGAACAGCCAGTTCACGGTGGATAGCCTGATGTTCGGCGCGTTTGCCGACGTTAGCGCAAGCGACCGCCCAACCAATTTCCAACTATGGAGCCGCGATGTTGACGATCACACCAACGGCTGGAAACCGAACCCCAGCCTTCCCCAACGCGCCGATCCCGACCGCGAAACCCTCACCTTCGATGGAACCGGAGTGACTTCGGCCCTGCAGCTGATCTTGAGCGGGAACGGCCAATCGGCGTTGGGGGTGGAGGAGGAGGAGGAAGTGAGAGAAGAGGGCCGCGGCCAGATACGGCTCTATCCAAACCCAACGGCCCAGTTTGTGGCGGTCCATTGGGAAGCCACGGCAACCGAGGGGGAATCTGCCGAATCCATTCTGCGAGTAACCGATGCGGAGGGGCGCGAACTGCTGCGGCAGCGGGTTCCACATGGCCAGCGGAGTGCCACGCTAAACCTGCAATCGCTTCCTGCCGGAACCTACTTTGTGAAGGTCCATGGGAAGCAAGGGGTGGTGGTGAAACGATAG
- a CDS encoding MarR family transcriptional regulator, translating to MAKRLSNEQFQTLASFRQALRKLLRTSEDAALAMGMTPQHHQALIVLRGTPDRALLTIGDLAERLQIKHHSTVGLVNRLAAHGYVVREQGKEDRRQVFVKLTKEGNSALDKLGEVHHHELEFITPKLMSMLPEP from the coding sequence ATGGCCAAACGTCTGTCGAATGAACAATTCCAGACACTGGCGTCGTTCCGCCAAGCTCTTCGGAAACTGCTGCGCACCAGCGAGGACGCAGCACTGGCAATGGGAATGACGCCACAACATCACCAAGCACTGATTGTGCTGCGGGGCACGCCGGACCGAGCGTTGCTTACCATCGGCGATCTTGCCGAACGATTGCAGATCAAACATCACAGCACCGTCGGGCTGGTAAACCGCTTGGCCGCCCACGGATACGTGGTGCGCGAGCAAGGAAAGGAGGACCGCCGCCAGGTGTTTGTGAAGCTGACGAAGGAGGGGAATTCTGCGTTGGACAAATTGGGGGAGGTGCATCATCACGAGCTTGAGTTCATCACGCCTAAGCTGATGAGTATGCTGCCGGAGCCGTGA
- a CDS encoding T9SS type A sorting domain-containing protein, protein MASRRSLLAGANAERRKRLVLAGLDFFGYNTSEVLPIKLSSFAAQQTGRRQVTVEWTTAGEENVSAMEIQRAEVMEAVTGDVVGEFSVVDRQAGRGTATVGAEYRTVDGGVVGGRTYIYRLVTVNTDGTVEINDQRQVKVSGDETMSLSVVVAPNPMVDRGSVQVELAEGGEGRIVMYDASGKEVSEVYSGAMVSGVTEYSLPVSELTSGTYTVRIGWVAKAQW, encoded by the coding sequence TTGGCGTCACGCCGGTCGCTTCTGGCCGGAGCCAACGCAGAGCGGAGGAAGCGGTTGGTGTTGGCAGGGTTGGACTTCTTCGGATACAACACATCGGAAGTGCTGCCGATCAAGCTGTCGTCGTTCGCGGCACAGCAGACAGGTCGCCGTCAGGTAACGGTGGAGTGGACAACAGCCGGCGAGGAGAACGTGAGCGCGATGGAGATTCAGCGAGCCGAGGTAATGGAAGCGGTGACGGGTGACGTGGTCGGGGAGTTCAGCGTGGTGGATCGCCAGGCAGGTCGCGGAACAGCGACAGTGGGAGCGGAGTACCGGACGGTGGATGGAGGAGTAGTGGGAGGCCGGACGTACATCTACCGCTTGGTGACGGTGAACACAGACGGGACGGTAGAGATCAACGACCAGCGTCAGGTGAAGGTAAGCGGCGATGAGACGATGAGCCTAAGCGTGGTGGTAGCCCCGAACCCGATGGTGGATCGTGGGAGCGTGCAAGTGGAGTTGGCCGAGGGTGGCGAAGGCCGGATCGTGATGTACGACGCAAGCGGGAAGGAGGTAAGCGAGGTGTACAGCGGAGCAATGGTGAGCGGAGTGACGGAATACTCGTTGCCAGTGAGCGAGTTGACGAGCGGAACGTACACAGTACGGATCGGGTGGGTGGCCAAAGCCCAGTGGTGA